In a single window of the Jatrophihabitans sp. genome:
- a CDS encoding sigma-70 family RNA polymerase sigma factor: MDSIASRRDGDRRAPEPVVGRDFDELYRTQWWPMIRLAQGLVDDVSSAEDVVQDAFAGLYRSSGGLAEPGAAVRYLRVSVVNGARSALRRRRTARTWLGQVRQDEHAPSADEPALRTAEQETARRALAALPSRQREVLTLRFLADLSDSEIADVTGMSAGNVRSAASRGLATLRTTFGGQS, from the coding sequence ATGGACTCGATCGCGAGCCGGCGGGACGGCGACCGGCGTGCGCCGGAGCCGGTGGTCGGCCGCGACTTCGACGAGCTCTACCGAACCCAGTGGTGGCCGATGATCCGGCTGGCCCAGGGCCTCGTCGATGACGTCAGCTCAGCCGAGGACGTGGTGCAGGACGCCTTCGCCGGGCTGTACCGCAGCTCGGGCGGGCTTGCGGAGCCGGGCGCGGCGGTGCGGTACCTGCGGGTGAGCGTCGTCAACGGCGCCCGGTCGGCGCTGCGCCGTCGCCGGACGGCCCGGACCTGGCTGGGGCAGGTGCGCCAGGACGAGCACGCGCCGTCGGCTGACGAGCCGGCGCTGCGAACGGCTGAGCAGGAGACGGCCCGCCGGGCGCTGGCCGCCCTGCCCAGCAGGCAACGCGAGGTGCTCACCCTGCGCTTTCTCGCCGACCTCAGCGACTCAGAGATCGCCGACGTGACCGGGATGTCAGCCGGAAACGTCCGCTCTGCCGCCAGCCGTGGCCTGGCCACCTTGCGCACCACTTTCGGAGGGCAGTCATGA
- a CDS encoding methylated-DNA--[protein]-cysteine S-methyltransferase yields the protein MTAAGYALFDTAIGWCALGWAEAGITQVSLPEASPAATRRRIADRLPGAVEQQPPASTREVIQRITALFDGSGDDLADVELDLSGVGGFHRSVYEVTRAILPGTTLSYGAIAAELRLPGAARAVGRALGHNPCPIIVPCHRVLAADGSMHGFSANGGVATKRRMLQLEGALPADEPTLF from the coding sequence ATGACTGCCGCCGGGTACGCCCTTTTCGACACCGCGATCGGCTGGTGCGCGCTCGGCTGGGCCGAGGCTGGGATCACCCAGGTGAGCCTGCCGGAGGCCAGCCCCGCCGCGACCCGCCGCCGGATCGCCGACCGGCTGCCCGGCGCCGTTGAGCAGCAGCCTCCGGCGTCGACGCGAGAGGTGATCCAGCGGATCACGGCGCTGTTCGACGGCTCAGGCGACGACCTGGCCGACGTGGAGCTGGACCTGTCCGGGGTCGGGGGCTTCCACCGCTCGGTTTATGAGGTGACGCGTGCCATCCTGCCCGGGACGACGCTGTCCTACGGGGCGATCGCGGCCGAGTTGCGGCTGCCGGGCGCGGCTCGCGCCGTCGGCCGGGCCCTGGGGCACAACCCCTGCCCGATCATCGTCCCCTGCCACCGGGTGCTGGCAGCCGACGGCTCGATGCACGGCTTCTCGGCCAACGGCGGGGTGGCCACCAAGCGGCGGATGCTGCAACTGGAAGGCGCGCTGCCGGCCGACGAGCCGACCCTGTTCTGA
- a CDS encoding DUF309 domain-containing protein: MSEQDDRPASRDRDERGRPRNARPRDALGRPLRYGAEAAPRLQESPFRSPAQSLAQAQRLLDAGRPFEAHEVLEDAWKAAPDAERELWRGLAQLAVGLTHHARGNRVGALTLIARGAANLAAYADRPPHRVDVPGLLAWSASVTEPASDAAPASDAAPGSPPPPRLISLG, from the coding sequence GTGAGCGAGCAGGATGACAGGCCTGCCAGCCGTGACCGTGACGAGCGGGGTCGCCCGCGCAACGCCCGGCCGCGTGACGCGCTGGGCAGGCCGCTGCGTTACGGCGCCGAGGCAGCGCCCCGGCTTCAGGAGAGCCCGTTCCGGTCCCCGGCGCAGTCGCTGGCCCAGGCGCAGCGGTTGCTGGACGCCGGCCGGCCGTTCGAGGCGCACGAGGTGCTCGAAGACGCCTGGAAGGCCGCGCCGGACGCTGAGCGCGAGCTGTGGCGCGGGCTGGCGCAGCTGGCGGTGGGACTGACCCACCACGCCCGGGGCAACCGGGTAGGCGCGCTGACCCTGATCGCCCGGGGCGCGGCCAATCTCGCCGCCTACGCCGACCGGCCGCCGCACCGCGTCGATGTGCCCGGCCTGCTGGCCTGGTCTGCGTCGGTGACCGAGCCCGCCTCAGACGCCGCGCCCGCCTCAGACGCCGCGCCCGGCTCGCCGCCACCACCCCGGCTCATCTCGCTCGGCTGA
- a CDS encoding UDP-N-acetylglucosamine 1-carboxyvinyltransferase — MVDEVGAAKDYARQVGTLIRDSRKNRGWTQAQLAETLGTSQSAVNRIEQGNQNLSLELLTRISEALDSEIVSIGRSRPPHLRVEGGRQLSGSIDVKTSKNAGVGLLCASLLNEGRTVLRKVARIEEVHRILEVLNSIGVRTRWLNADNDLEIVPPARLDLAGMNLEAARRTRSIIMFLAPLMHHEKSFELPYAGGCALGTRTVEPHMTALRPFGVQVEAAAGAYRVEVDPSVVPLRPIVLTERGDTVTENALMAAARRVGVTVIRNASPNYMVQDLCFFLIELGVRVEGVGTTTLTVHGVPEIRRDVDYSPSEDPIEAMSLVTAAIVTGSEITVNRVPIEFMEIELALLEEMGLRHVRSPEYPAANGRTRLIDLTVLPSTLHAPLDKIHPMPFPGLNIDNLPFFALIAATAQGSTLIHDWVYDNRALYLTELTKLGAKVTLMDPHRIYVEGPTHWSGTEVICPPALRPAVVVLLAMLAAKGTSLLRNVYVIDRGYEQLAERLNLLGASIHTFRDV; from the coding sequence ATGGTCGATGAAGTAGGCGCCGCGAAAGACTACGCCCGTCAGGTGGGAACGCTGATCCGCGACTCCCGGAAGAACCGTGGCTGGACGCAGGCCCAGCTGGCCGAGACGCTGGGCACCTCGCAAAGCGCGGTCAACCGGATCGAGCAGGGCAACCAGAACCTCAGCCTGGAGCTGCTGACCCGGATCAGCGAGGCGCTGGACTCCGAGATCGTCTCCATCGGCCGCTCCCGGCCGCCGCACCTGCGCGTCGAGGGCGGCCGGCAGCTGTCGGGCAGCATCGACGTCAAGACCAGCAAGAACGCCGGCGTCGGCCTGCTCTGCGCCTCGTTGCTCAACGAGGGCCGCACGGTGCTGCGCAAGGTGGCCCGGATCGAGGAGGTGCACCGGATCCTCGAGGTGCTCAACAGCATCGGGGTGCGCACCCGCTGGCTCAACGCCGACAACGACCTTGAGATCGTGCCGCCGGCCCGGCTGGACCTGGCGGGGATGAACCTCGAAGCCGCCCGCCGGACCCGCAGCATCATCATGTTCCTAGCGCCGCTGATGCACCACGAGAAATCCTTCGAGCTGCCCTACGCCGGTGGCTGCGCGCTGGGCACCAGGACCGTCGAGCCGCACATGACCGCGCTGCGGCCCTTCGGCGTGCAGGTCGAGGCCGCCGCGGGGGCCTACCGGGTCGAGGTCGACCCGTCGGTCGTGCCACTGAGGCCGATCGTGCTGACCGAGCGCGGTGACACCGTCACCGAGAACGCCCTGATGGCCGCCGCGCGACGGGTCGGCGTCACCGTGATCCGCAACGCCAGCCCCAACTACATGGTGCAGGACCTGTGCTTCTTCCTCATCGAGCTCGGCGTGCGGGTCGAGGGAGTCGGCACCACCACCCTCACCGTGCACGGTGTCCCCGAGATCCGGCGGGATGTGGACTACTCGCCGTCGGAGGACCCGATCGAGGCGATGAGCCTGGTGACGGCCGCGATCGTGACCGGCTCGGAGATCACCGTCAACCGGGTGCCGATCGAGTTCATGGAGATCGAGCTGGCGCTGCTGGAGGAGATGGGGCTGCGCCACGTCCGCAGTCCCGAGTACCCGGCCGCCAACGGCCGCACCCGGCTGATCGACCTGACCGTGCTGCCCTCCACCCTGCACGCGCCGCTGGACAAGATCCACCCGATGCCGTTTCCGGGCCTGAACATCGACAACCTGCCGTTCTTCGCGCTGATCGCCGCCACCGCGCAGGGCTCGACCCTGATCCACGACTGGGTCTATGACAACCGCGCGCTGTACCTCACCGAGCTGACCAAGCTCGGCGCGAAGGTGACCCTGATGGACCCGCACCGGATCTACGTCGAGGGCCCCACCCACTGGTCGGGCACCGAGGTGATCTGCCCGCCGGCCCTGCGTCCGGCCGTCGTGGTGCTGCTGGCGATGCTGGCGGCCAAGGGCACCTCGCTGCTGCGCAACGTCTACGTCATCGACCGGGGCTACGAGCAGTTGGCAGAGCGGCTGAACCTGCTCGGCGCCAGCATCCACACCTTCCGCGACGTCTGA
- a CDS encoding wax ester/triacylglycerol synthase family O-acyltransferase codes for MLLPMSPTDSVFLSVESPQTPMHVGGLELFEPAADLGSATEVFEQLSSGYTADDVAPLFKKRARRSLASAGQWAWEEDRQFDLRHHVRHNSLPQPGRVLELLALCSRLHGTLLDRQRPLWELHLIEGLADGRFAIYFKVHHALLDGVSAQRLLQRILTKDPAARDLPPPWANRPAPARPPAQPEVPTLPGAEEVVANLLRATREVAADVAGIPAALARTVNRGLQAQSAPISFAAPRSMLNVPISGSRRFAAQSWPLERIHRIRRGAGCTVNDVVLAACSGALRTYLSSFDALPESPLIAMVPVALRRRDRRQESGNAVGAVMCDLGTQLTEPADRLSTVQRSMSQGKQALAEMTPLQILAMTGLGMSPLMLQSVPGYAELLRPPFNLIISNVPGPRTPLYLNGARLAGIYPLSIPYHGQALNITCTSYAGEISFGLTGCRRTIPHLQRMLGYLEDELTALERTVG; via the coding sequence GTGCTGCTGCCCATGTCACCGACCGATTCGGTGTTCCTGTCCGTGGAGTCACCGCAGACGCCGATGCACGTCGGCGGCCTGGAGTTGTTCGAGCCGGCCGCCGACCTCGGCAGCGCCACCGAGGTCTTCGAGCAGCTGAGTTCCGGCTACACCGCCGATGACGTGGCGCCGCTGTTCAAGAAGCGGGCCCGCCGCTCGCTGGCCAGCGCAGGCCAGTGGGCCTGGGAGGAGGACCGGCAGTTCGACCTGCGCCACCACGTCCGGCACAACTCATTGCCCCAGCCGGGCCGGGTGCTGGAGCTGCTGGCGCTGTGCTCCCGGCTGCACGGCACGCTGCTGGACCGGCAACGCCCGCTCTGGGAGCTGCATCTGATCGAGGGACTGGCCGACGGCCGGTTCGCGATCTACTTCAAGGTGCATCACGCGCTGCTGGACGGGGTGTCGGCGCAGCGGTTGCTGCAGCGGATCCTGACCAAGGACCCGGCCGCCCGCGACCTGCCACCACCGTGGGCCAACCGTCCCGCTCCGGCGCGGCCACCCGCGCAGCCGGAGGTCCCGACGCTGCCTGGGGCCGAAGAAGTGGTGGCCAACCTGTTGCGCGCCACCCGCGAGGTGGCAGCCGACGTGGCCGGCATCCCAGCCGCGCTGGCGCGCACCGTCAACCGGGGCCTGCAGGCCCAGAGCGCGCCGATCTCGTTCGCCGCGCCCCGGTCGATGCTCAACGTGCCGATCTCGGGCTCGCGCCGGTTCGCCGCCCAGTCCTGGCCGCTGGAGCGGATCCACCGGATCCGCCGGGGGGCCGGCTGCACCGTCAACGACGTGGTGCTCGCCGCCTGCTCGGGCGCGCTGCGAACCTACCTGAGCAGCTTCGACGCGCTACCGGAGTCACCGCTGATCGCGATGGTGCCGGTCGCGCTGCGGCGGCGGGACCGGCGGCAGGAGTCCGGCAACGCCGTCGGCGCGGTGATGTGCGACCTCGGCACCCAGTTGACCGAGCCCGCTGACCGGTTGAGCACGGTGCAGCGTTCGATGAGCCAGGGCAAGCAGGCGCTGGCGGAGATGACTCCGCTGCAGATCCTGGCGATGACCGGCCTGGGCATGAGCCCGCTGATGCTGCAGTCGGTTCCCGGTTACGCCGAGCTGCTCAGGCCGCCCTTCAACCTGATCATCTCCAACGTGCCGGGCCCGCGGACCCCGCTCTATCTCAACGGCGCCCGGCTGGCCGGCATCTACCCGCTGTCCATCCCCTATCACGGGCAGGCGCTGAACATCACCTGCACCAGCTACGCCGGTGAGATCTCCTTCGGCCTGACCGGCTGCCGGCGCACGAT